The DNA sequence CATAAAATATTTCTAGTTTTCTTAAATTCATTCCTAAATTTTGATGTAAATCATACCATCTCATCTAAATATTAATTATTATTCGCATCAATATTGTATTTTGTAGAAATTGGTTAGGGGGACCAATTCTTTGGGAAAAGTGATTTCTGTTATTCTTCCGAAAGGCGGAGTTGGTAAAACAACTTCTGCGGTAAATCTCGCCATAAAATTTGCCAATCGAAATTTTAAAACATTACTTATTGATTTGGATCCAACCGCTTCTTGTTCACTTTCACTGGGATTTAATGAGGAAAATGTTTTTGGAGATGTTTTCGATGTTTTTAGCTATTCCAAAACAATAGATAAAGTTATTCATCCAACTGAAGTTGAAAATTTATTTTGCATTCCGCAAATGAAATTAAATTCAATTGAAGAAGGAAGACAAAACAGATTGATGGCAAATAATTTTTTGCTTAGAAATATTATCAATAGTATAAGATCAAATTTTGAATTTATAATTTTTGATTGCCCGCCATATTTATTTGGAACCACCTCACTTGCATTAATTGCTTCAGATTCCGTAATAGTTCCAATTAGAACAGATGAATATTCTTTAGATGCTATTAAAACTTTGGCGAAAAGAGTTGAATATGTTAAAACTTTATACAACAACAATTTAACAATTGATGGAATATTTCTAACAGTTTATGAAAGAAATATCAAAGCAGCATTTAAAGTAAAAGCAGAATTGTATAAAAAATATCCAAGTTTAATGATGAATGTGTCAATTCCGAAAGATGTAAATATGATGAATGCGACTTTTAGTAAAAAACCGTTATGTTTAATTCTTCCCAAATCGAGAGCATCTTTAGCGTATAAAGAATTAGCAGCTGAATTGATTACAAAATATAATTTGATGTTTTAATTTATTTAATCATTTTTCTAAGTTTTTCAATTTCATCACGTAATCCTGCGGCTTTTTCAAATTCCAAATCTTTAGCTGCGTTTAACATTTCTTCTTCAAGTTGTTCAATTAAATCTTTTTTCTGATCATTTGTCATATATTTTAAAACCGGTTCCGCAACTTTTGCAAACGCTGCTTCTTTTCCCGGTTCTTTTTTTCTTAATTCTGCAATTGAAGTTGAATTTAAAATGTCTTCTCTGCTTTTATATATTGTTTTAGGAGTAATATTATTTTCCTTATTATATTCAAGTTGAAGTTTTCTTCTTCGGTTAGTTTCTTTTATTGTTTTTGCCATTGAATTTGTAATAACATCGGCATACATAATTACTCTTCCGTTCACATTTCTTGCAGTTCTTCCGGCAGTTTGCATTAACGAGCGTTCACTTCTCAAAAATCCTTCCTTATCTGCATCAATAATTGCAACAAGTGAAACTTCTGGTAAATCCAAGCCTTCTCTTAATAAATTTACTCCGACCAAAACATCAAAATCGCCAATTCTTAAATCACGAATTATTTCCACTCTTTCCAATGCATCTATATCGCTGTGGATATATCGAACTTTTATATTTATTTTATCTAAATAATCTGTTAAATCCTCAGCCATTTTTTTTGTTAAAGTCGTAACTAACACACGTTCACCCATTATTGAGCGATTTCGAATTTCACCGATTAGATCATCGATTTGACCTTTAATTGGTCTAACTTCAATTTCCGGGTCTAAAAGTCCGGTTGGACGAATAATTTGCTCAATAAACGCACCGCCGGTTTTTGTCATTTCATAATCACCTGGAGTTGCGCTTACGTAAATAATTTGGTTAGTTAAATTCTCAAATTCTTCAAACTTCAGTGGTCTATTATCAAGTGCAGATGGTAAACGAAAACCAAATTCAACTAAAGTTTCTTTTCTGGATTTATCCCCCAAATACATTCCTCTAATTTGCGAAACCGTTACGTGAGATTCATCAATTATTAGAAGATAATCTTTCGGAAAATAATCAAATAAACAAGAAGGACGTGAACCCGGAGGTCTTGCATCCATATGTCTGGAATAATTTTCCACTCCGGCACAATATCCAATTTCCCTCATCATTTCAATATCATAACGAGTTCTTTGCTCAATTCTTTGAGCTTCAAGATATTTTTCTTCTGCCCAATAATACTTTAATCTTTCTTTTAATTCTTCATCAATTGTTTTAATTGCGTTGGTAACTTGACTTTTTGTTGTTACAAAATATTTTGCGGGATAAACCGGAATTGAATCGACTTCTTTTATAAAATCTCCGGTTATTGCATCAATTAAAGAAATTTTTTCTATTTCGTCATCCCAAAATTCAATGCGAATTGCTTCTTCATATTGATATGCTGGAATTATTTCTACAACATCACCTCTTGCTCGAAAAGTTCCGCGTGTAAATTCTATATCATTTCTTACATAATAAATATCTATTAAAGAACGCAGAAGTTTTTTTCGCTCAATAATTTCACCTTTTTTCAAAAATATAATTTGCTGAGCATATTGATCCGGCGCTCCGATACCATAAATACAACTTACGCTTGCAATAATTATTACATCATTTCTTCCTTCAATTAATGAAGTTGTGGCTTTTAATCTGAGTCGATCAATTTCTTCGTTTACGGAAAAATCTTTTTCAATATATAAATCGCGTTTTACAACATAAGCTTCCGGCTGATAATAATCATAGTAACTGATGAAAAATTCAACGGCATTATTTGGGAAAAAAGATTTAAACTCAGAATACAATTGTGCGGCTAAAGTTTTATTATGCGAAATTATTAATGTTGGTTTATTAATATTTGCAATAACATTTGAGATTGTATACGTTTTTCCGCTTCCGGTAACGCCAAGCAAAACTTGATGTTTTTCACCGGAAATAATTCCTTCCGTAAGTTGTTTAATTGCTTCGGGCTGATCTCCGGAAGGTTTATATGAAGATACTAATTCAAACTTATTCATATCGGTTTAAAATAAAAATGTCATTTCAATATTTGAAGATAAATAAAATTGAAATGACATCAAGAAATAAAACTTACTTTTTATTTACTGCACCGCCTTTTGAAGTATCAATTGATATTTCTTCCGGATCACCGTAATAATCAACCGAACCGGAACCTTTAACTTTAGCTTTCAATAATTTTCTGGCATTCACTTCAGCTTTTCCATCGCCATAAAGATTAATTGTTGCATTTTTGGAAAGCAAATCTTTTGCTAAAAGTTTTCCTTCTCCATCCATTGTAACATTTAAGTAATCAACTTTTCCTTCAATTGTAATTTCACCTTCGCCATCGCTAGAAAGTTCAAAATCGTCGGTATTCAAACCTTTAACTTTTATATTACTTTTTCCTTCGGATTCCAATTCAACTAAATCGTGAGTTGAAATTTTAATTCTTACTTCTCTAAGATTTGTAATTTTTTCTTTCATTTTGATTGTCAATTTTTCATCATCGACTTTCGTTTCAATAAGCGGAATAATATTATCTTCCGCCTCAATTTTTAGATTGGAAATTTCACCACTTGTAATTTCGATATTAAAATTTCCGTCAACTTCAATTCTGCTAACGTAATCTAAAGTTCTTTCTTCTGTAACAGAATTTCCACTTCCCTTAACGCTTGATGAAAAACAGCCGGCTAAACTAATAGCAATAAGTATTAAGGCCAAAAGTATTTTAATTTTCATAGATTCCTCAAATCAGTTAAATTATTTATTTATAATATAATTAGAAATTCTAAAACATAATCAAACAAACTTATTTTTTACAAATATAAATTTAAAAAGTTGAATTTTCATTAAGTATGAAATAATTTTACAATTATTTAACATAAATTAAAATTATATGAAAAGAGAAATTCACAAGTGGTATAGCCCAAGTTTATTTAAGGAAATGGAAATTGCTGTTTATGGAAATTATGGAACTCCGTTATTAATGTTTCCAACAGCCGGCGCAGATTTTTTGGAATATGAAAGATTTCAATTAATTGATTCAATTTCTTGGTTCATAAATGAAGGAAAGTTTAAAGTTTTTTCAATAAATAGTATAAATAATGAATCTTGGCTGAATAATTCAATTTATCCGCCGCATAAATCATTGCGTCACGGGCAATATAATCAATATATAATTGAAGAAGTTGTTCCGTTTATTTATAATAATTGTAACGGAAAAGTTCCTATTATTACTACCGGAGCTTCGCTTGGAGCTTATCATGCAGCAAATACTTTTTTCCGAATTCCCGCAGTATTTAAAGGAACAATTGCAATGAGCGGAGTTTATGATTTAAAGTATTATGCCAAAGGTTATTATGATGATCATGTTTATTTTAATTCGCCGATAGATTTTTTACCAAATTCGTATGATGAAAATTATCTCAACCAAATGAGAAATAATATGGGAGTTGTAATTGCTTCTGGTCAGGGTGATTTTGAAGATCCAAATTCTTCTATAAAATTATCAAACATTTTAAATTCAAAAAATATTCCGCATTGGCTTGATCTTTGGGGATTTGATGTAAAACATGATTGGCCCACTTGGAGAAATATGCTTCCGTATTTTTTAAGTAAATTTTAATAAATACACTTTTATGAATAAAATTACATTTAAATATCTTTAAATTATTTTACAAATATTACTAAGTTGATTTTAAAATATTTATAGCTATTTTTGAAGCAATTATGAAAAACATTTCTTTAATAAATCATCATCACCATAACTTACAATTTGTGAGTGTCGGTGAAATTTAAATAAGATGTTAAAAATTTTATAAAAGAACCCCGACAAATGTTGGGGTTTTTTGTTTGAGGAAATTATGGCAGAAAATTTAAAGTTAGCAGTTCAGAAAAAAGGCAGATTGCATGAAAAATCAATGCAACTTTTGAAAAGTTGCGGAATTGATATAGAAAATTTTCAAGATAGATTATTTGTAACTGCATCAAATTTTAATTTGGATATTCTTTTCTTGCGAGATGATGATATTCCGGAATATGTTCAAGATAACGTTGCGCATATTGGAATTGTTGGAGAAAATGTTTTACTTGAAAAAGGATTAAATGTTGAACTCGTGAAAAAATTGGGTTTTGGAAAATGCTCATTATCGTTGGGAATTCCGGAAAAGGAAGAATTAAAAAGTATAAATGATTTGGAAAATAAAACTATCGCAACTTCATATCCAAATATTTTAAATAACTTTTTAGATGAAAATAAAATTTCGGCAAAAGTAATTCAGATTAGCGGTTCTGTAGAAATTGCTCCAACTCTTGGAATTGCTGATTTTATTTGCGATTTGGTTTCTACCGGAAATACTTTGAAATTGAATAAACTAAAAAAATCATTCAAAGTTTTAGATTCTCAAGCAGTTTTAATAAAAAGTAAAAAGTTAGAAAATGATTTTGAACTAAATGATATTTTTAACAAACTGTTGGTACGAATAGAATCTTCACTAAATGCAAGAAATTCAAAATACATAATGATGAACGTACCAAAAGATTCTTTAGAACGGATTATAAAAATAATTCCTTCGTTAAAAAGCCCAACAATTTTACCGCTTTCTGATGAAGGACTTTACGCAGTTCATGCAGTAATTAAGGAAGATAAATTTTGGGAAATTACCGAAGATTTAAAACAAGCCGGTGCTTCTGGAATTTTATCATTACCAATTGAGAATATAATTTTGTAATTGTGCATTCGTCATTACGAGGAACTTATTCCGAAGCAATCTAAATAGATTTTGAGATTGCTTCACTTCGTTCGCAATGACTGAAAATTTTAAGTTGTCATTTCCGAAGACTTTTCTCGGAAATCCAGAAAACAAAAATTAAATATGAAAACAATAATATTTAATAAACTAACTCAAAATCAAAAAACAAAACTTTTGCAACGTCCATCAATTGATATGTCAAAAACGTATCAAATTGTTCAGCCAATTTTGGATGATATAAAAAAGAACGGAGTTAAAAGTGTTTTAAGTTATGCAAAAAAGTTTGATGGGTTTTCCGGAAAAAATATAAAAGTTACCGAAAGTGAATTTATCCAAAATGAAAAGTTAGTTTCAAATGAATTTAAAAAAGCAGTAAAAATTGCGGTAAAAAATATTACTAAATTTCACAAATTTCAATTTCCTAAAAAATATTCTATCGAAACTATGAAAGGAATAAATTGCTCACGAGAATTTAGAGCGATTGAAAATGTTGGACTATACATTCCCGGCGGAACCGCAATACTTCCATCAACATTGATGATGCTGGCAATTCCAGCAAAAATTGCCGGATGTAAAAGAATAGTAGTTTGTTCTCCGACAAATAAAAATATTACCGCTGAAGTTTTGTATGTTGCAAAATTTTTAGGAATAAATGAATTCTACAAAGTTGGCGGAGCTCAATCAATTGGATTAATGGCTTATGGTACAAATCAAATTAAGAAAGTTGATAAAATATTTGGTCCCGGAAATCAGTTTGTTGCAGCGGCTAAAGCGCTTGTCAGTATTGATCCAAACGGATGTGCAATTGATATGATTGCTGGTCCAAGTGAAGTTTTAGTTATTGCTGATGAATCTGCAAATCCCAAATTTATCGCATCGGATTTACTTTCCCAAGCAGAGCATGGAAATGATTCTCAAGTAATTCTTTGCACAACAAGTAAAAATTTTGGCAAAAAAGTTATTGATGAAATAAATATTCAAACTGAAAAACTTGAGCGAAAAGAATTTGTAAAAAAATCATTAGAAAATTCATTTGTAATTATTTTTGAAAATTTAAGCGAAGCAATTGAATTTAGTAATTTATATGCACCGGAACATCTAATTCTAAATTTTAAAAATGCAAAAACAAAATTATCAAAAATTAAAAACGCTGGTTCTGTATTTGTCGGACAGTATTCACCGGAAAGTGTTGGAGATTATGCATCCGGAACAAATCATTCACTTCCAACATATGGATATGCAAAATCAATTGGCGGAGTTTCTGTTGAACAATTTATGAAGGGAATTACATTTCAAGAATTGAGCAAAGACGGATTAAAAAATATTTCACAAACAGTAATTGAATTAGCTAATGCAGAAAAATTGCAAGCTCACGCAAATGCAGTAAAAATAAGGCTGGAACAATGATTGAAAAATTGGTAAGAAAAAATATTTTAAATTTAAAACCATATACTTCTGCGAGAGATTCTTTTCAAGAAGGAATTTTACTTGATGCAAATGAAAACAGTTTAGGAAGTGTAATTGAAGATGAACACAATTTGCAATTGAATAGATATCCCGATCCGGCACAAAATAAATTACGGGAAAAACTTTCTAAATATCTAAATGTTTCTGCAAAGAATTTATTTTTCGGCGTTGGCTCTGATGAAATAATAGATTTGCTAATAAGAATATTTTGCAAACCGAAAAAGGATTCGGTTTTAATTCCGGAGCCGACTTACGGAATGTACAAAGTTGCATGTGATGTTAATGATGTTGAAACTATTTCAATTCCTCTTGATAAAAAATTTCAAGTTGAAGTAAAAACAACTTTAGGTGCCATTCAAAAAAATACAAAAATAATTTTTCTATGTTCACCAAATAATCCAACTGCAAATTTACTTTCAAAAAATAATGTTTTAGAAATTGTAAATAAATTTAATGGAATTGTTGTAATTGATGAAGCCTACATTGACTTTAATGAAAATCAATCATTCATAGACGAGTTTAAAAAAAATAAAAATTTAGTAATTATAAGAACATTTTCAAAAGCATGGGGTTTGGCTGGAATACGTTGTGGATATTCAGTTGCTGATGAATTTATTACAAACTTATTATTTAAAATTAAAGCGCCATATAATCTGAATAAATTAACCGCAAATGCAATTTTGGATGCTTTATCAAACGTAAAACAGAAAAACTATTTTGTAAAAAAGTTAAATTCAGAAAAAGAAAAATTAGTTATTGAATTAAAGAAAATTAAACAAGTTCAAAAAGTTTATCCAAGTGATGCAAATTTTATATTATTCAAAATTAAAAACGCAACTGATGTTTATAATAAATTAGCTGCTAAAGGTGTGATAATTAGAAACAGAAGCAATCAATTTAACTTAGAAAATTGTTTGCGTATTTCAATTGGTACGCCAAAAGAAAACAAAATATTTTTAGCAAAACTAAAAGAAATATTATGAGAAAGAAAATTATAATTCAACGAAAGGCAGAAGCAATTCGTGAAACAAAAGAAACAAAAATAAATATCTCTGTAAATATTGATGGAACCGGTGAATCAAAGATCAATACCGGAATTGGATTCTTTGATCACATGCTTGAACAAATTGCAAAGCATGGAAATATTGATTTGGATATTCATGTCGATGGAGATTTACATGTTGATGAACACCACACAGTTGAAGATGTTGGAATTACTTTAGGTGAAGTTTTACTAAAAGCACTTAGAGATAAAAAAGGAATTCAACGTTATGGGTATTATGTGCCGATGGATGAATCAATTGCACTTTGTGTAATAGATTTGGGAGGACGTTTTTATCTAAAATTTAAAGCAAACTTCGAAAGAGAATTAGTTGGAGAGTTTCCTACAGAATTAGTTGAAGAATTTTTTAGAGGTTTGGCAAGCGGATTAAAAGCAAATATTTACATAAAAGTAAAAGGTAAAAATGATCATCATAAAATAGAGGCAATGTTTAAATCTTTTGCGAAAGCCTTAAATGAGGCTTGCAGATTAGACGAACGTAATAATGGAAGAATTCCATCCACAAAAGGAATTATATGATTGCATTAATTGATTACGGTGCTGGGAATTTAAAATCAGTTGCGAATGCTTTAGATGATCTCAATGCAGAATATATAATCACAGATAATAGTGAAGAAATAAATTCAGCTGAAAAAATTATTTTCCCTGGAGTTGGTGAAGCAACTTCAGCAATGATTAAACTAAAAGAGAAAAATATAGTTGAATCAATAAAATCAACTCAGAAACCGCTTTTGGGAATTTGTCTTGGAATGCAATTGCTAGCAACTTTTTCTGAAGAAAGAAATACAAAATGTTTAGATGTTATAAAAGTTGTAGTCAAACAATTTGATTCATCAAAAGTTAAAGTTCCTCATATGGGATGGAATAAAGTTGAATATAAAAATCAAAATAAACTTTTTACAAAAATTGAAAACGGTGCAACATTTTATTTTGCTAATTCATATTACGTTCCAATTACAGAATATACTATTGCATCAACTGAATATGATATTGTTTTTAGTTCTTCAATTAATAAAAATAATTTTTACGGAGTTCAATTTCATCCCGAAAAATCGGGTGAAATTGGGCTACAATTATTAAAAAACTTTATTGAATTATGTTAAAAATTCCGGCAATAGATATAATAGATGGAAAAGTTGTTCGGCTTTCAAAAGGAGAATACAATTCGATTGTAAGCTATAGTAAAACTCCGCTTGAGCAAGCTAAAATATATGATGTGCTTGGTTTTGAGTGGCTTCATATGGTTGATCTTTCCGGATCAAAAGATGGAAAAATAAATACTCAAAAAATAATTGAAGAAATTAAAAATAAAACAAATCTAAAAATTGAGTTTGGTGGTGGAATAAGAACAAAGAAAGATGTTGTTGAATTAAACAAATTTGGGGTTGATGGAATAATTATTGGCTCTCTTTCCATTATTGATAAAAAAGAGTTTGAGTCAATATTTACTGAAGTGATTCCAGATAAAATTATTATTGCTTCTGATGTTTTAGATTATCAAATTAGAATTAAAGGATGGACAGAAAACTCAAATGTTAATCTTTTTGACCACATTGAATATTGCAACAAATTGGGAATTGATAACTATTTATGCACCGATATTGCCGTTGATGGAATGTTAACCGGACCAAATTACAATTTATATAAATCAATTCTTGCGAAGTATCCAAAGATAAAATTAACAGCTTCCGGTGGAGTGAGCAGTATTCATGATATAATAAAATTAGCTGAATTACCAATTAGGGGAGTTGTAATTGGTAAAGCTATTTATGAAAATAAAATAAATTTAGAGGAGTTGGCAAAACTTGCTGTGTAAAAGAATTATCCCATGTTTAGATGTAAAAGATGGAATTGTTGTAAAGGGAACAAACTTTATTAATCTTCGTGAAGCCGGCTCTGCAGTTGAGCTTGCGCAGCGTTATTATAGTGAAGGCGCAGATGAATTAGTATTTTTAGATATTACTGCAACTTTAGAAAGAAGAAAAACTTTAGTTGAACTTGTTGAAGAAGTTTCGAAAGTTATTAGGATACCTTTTACAGTTGGAGGTGGAATATCTAAAATAGAAGATATTGAAAAATTACTAAATGCCGGTGCCGATAAAGTTTCGTTAAATTCATCAATTGTAAAAAATCCGAATTTAATATCGGAGGCATCTAAAAATTTTGGAAGCCAAGCAATTGTTGCGGCAATTGATTCTCGCACAATTGGAGATATTCATAAAGTTTATATAAAAGGCGGAACAGAAGAATCACAATTGGAAACAATTCCTTGGTGTAAAAAAGTTGAAGAACTTGGAGCTGGAGAAATTTTGCTTACTTCAATGAATAAAGACGGAACAAAATCCGGTTACGATATTGATTTACTCCAATATTTATCTAATGAATTGACTATACCAATTATTGCATCCG is a window from the Ignavibacteriota bacterium genome containing:
- the hisB gene encoding imidazoleglycerol-phosphate dehydratase HisB encodes the protein MRKKIIIQRKAEAIRETKETKINISVNIDGTGESKINTGIGFFDHMLEQIAKHGNIDLDIHVDGDLHVDEHHTVEDVGITLGEVLLKALRDKKGIQRYGYYVPMDESIALCVIDLGGRFYLKFKANFERELVGEFPTELVEEFFRGLASGLKANIYIKVKGKNDHHKIEAMFKSFAKALNEACRLDERNNGRIPSTKGII
- the hisC gene encoding histidinol-phosphate transaminase, coding for MIEKLVRKNILNLKPYTSARDSFQEGILLDANENSLGSVIEDEHNLQLNRYPDPAQNKLREKLSKYLNVSAKNLFFGVGSDEIIDLLIRIFCKPKKDSVLIPEPTYGMYKVACDVNDVETISIPLDKKFQVEVKTTLGAIQKNTKIIFLCSPNNPTANLLSKNNVLEIVNKFNGIVVIDEAYIDFNENQSFIDEFKKNKNLVIIRTFSKAWGLAGIRCGYSVADEFITNLLFKIKAPYNLNKLTANAILDALSNVKQKNYFVKKLNSEKEKLVIELKKIKQVQKVYPSDANFILFKIKNATDVYNKLAAKGVIIRNRSNQFNLENCLRISIGTPKENKIFLAKLKEIL
- the hisD gene encoding histidinol dehydrogenase, coding for MKTIIFNKLTQNQKTKLLQRPSIDMSKTYQIVQPILDDIKKNGVKSVLSYAKKFDGFSGKNIKVTESEFIQNEKLVSNEFKKAVKIAVKNITKFHKFQFPKKYSIETMKGINCSREFRAIENVGLYIPGGTAILPSTLMMLAIPAKIAGCKRIVVCSPTNKNITAEVLYVAKFLGINEFYKVGGAQSIGLMAYGTNQIKKVDKIFGPGNQFVAAAKALVSIDPNGCAIDMIAGPSEVLVIADESANPKFIASDLLSQAEHGNDSQVILCTTSKNFGKKVIDEINIQTEKLERKEFVKKSLENSFVIIFENLSEAIEFSNLYAPEHLILNFKNAKTKLSKIKNAGSVFVGQYSPESVGDYASGTNHSLPTYGYAKSIGGVSVEQFMKGITFQELSKDGLKNISQTVIELANAEKLQAHANAVKIRLEQ
- a CDS encoding ParA family protein, with the translated sequence MGKVISVILPKGGVGKTTSAVNLAIKFANRNFKTLLIDLDPTASCSLSLGFNEENVFGDVFDVFSYSKTIDKVIHPTEVENLFCIPQMKLNSIEEGRQNRLMANNFLLRNIINSIRSNFEFIIFDCPPYLFGTTSLALIASDSVIVPIRTDEYSLDAIKTLAKRVEYVKTLYNNNLTIDGIFLTVYERNIKAAFKVKAELYKKYPSLMMNVSIPKDVNMMNATFSKKPLCLILPKSRASLAYKELAAELITKYNLMF
- a CDS encoding ATP phosphoribosyltransferase, whose protein sequence is MAENLKLAVQKKGRLHEKSMQLLKSCGIDIENFQDRLFVTASNFNLDILFLRDDDIPEYVQDNVAHIGIVGENVLLEKGLNVELVKKLGFGKCSLSLGIPEKEELKSINDLENKTIATSYPNILNNFLDENKISAKVIQISGSVEIAPTLGIADFICDLVSTGNTLKLNKLKKSFKVLDSQAVLIKSKKLENDFELNDIFNKLLVRIESSLNARNSKYIMMNVPKDSLERIIKIIPSLKSPTILPLSDEGLYAVHAVIKEDKFWEITEDLKQAGASGILSLPIENIIL
- a CDS encoding esterase family protein; translated protein: MKREIHKWYSPSLFKEMEIAVYGNYGTPLLMFPTAGADFLEYERFQLIDSISWFINEGKFKVFSINSINNESWLNNSIYPPHKSLRHGQYNQYIIEEVVPFIYNNCNGKVPIITTGASLGAYHAANTFFRIPAVFKGTIAMSGVYDLKYYAKGYYDDHVYFNSPIDFLPNSYDENYLNQMRNNMGVVIASGQGDFEDPNSSIKLSNILNSKNIPHWLDLWGFDVKHDWPTWRNMLPYFLSKF
- the uvrB gene encoding excinuclease ABC subunit UvrB encodes the protein MNKFELVSSYKPSGDQPEAIKQLTEGIISGEKHQVLLGVTGSGKTYTISNVIANINKPTLIISHNKTLAAQLYSEFKSFFPNNAVEFFISYYDYYQPEAYVVKRDLYIEKDFSVNEEIDRLRLKATTSLIEGRNDVIIIASVSCIYGIGAPDQYAQQIIFLKKGEIIERKKLLRSLIDIYYVRNDIEFTRGTFRARGDVVEIIPAYQYEEAIRIEFWDDEIEKISLIDAITGDFIKEVDSIPVYPAKYFVTTKSQVTNAIKTIDEELKERLKYYWAEEKYLEAQRIEQRTRYDIEMMREIGYCAGVENYSRHMDARPPGSRPSCLFDYFPKDYLLIIDESHVTVSQIRGMYLGDKSRKETLVEFGFRLPSALDNRPLKFEEFENLTNQIIYVSATPGDYEMTKTGGAFIEQIIRPTGLLDPEIEVRPIKGQIDDLIGEIRNRSIMGERVLVTTLTKKMAEDLTDYLDKINIKVRYIHSDIDALERVEIIRDLRIGDFDVLVGVNLLREGLDLPEVSLVAIIDADKEGFLRSERSLMQTAGRTARNVNGRVIMYADVITNSMAKTIKETNRRRKLQLEYNKENNITPKTIYKSREDILNSTSIAELRKKEPGKEAAFAKVAEPVLKYMTNDQKKDLIEQLEEEMLNAAKDLEFEKAAGLRDEIEKLRKMIK
- the hisH gene encoding imidazole glycerol phosphate synthase subunit HisH — protein: MIALIDYGAGNLKSVANALDDLNAEYIITDNSEEINSAEKIIFPGVGEATSAMIKLKEKNIVESIKSTQKPLLGICLGMQLLATFSEERNTKCLDVIKVVVKQFDSSKVKVPHMGWNKVEYKNQNKLFTKIENGATFYFANSYYVPITEYTIASTEYDIVFSSSINKNNFYGVQFHPEKSGEIGLQLLKNFIELC
- the hisF gene encoding imidazole glycerol phosphate synthase subunit HisF, producing the protein MLCKRIIPCLDVKDGIVVKGTNFINLREAGSAVELAQRYYSEGADELVFLDITATLERRKTLVELVEEVSKVIRIPFTVGGGISKIEDIEKLLNAGADKVSLNSSIVKNPNLISEASKNFGSQAIVAAIDSRTIGDIHKVYIKGGTEESQLETIPWCKKVEELGAGEILLTSMNKDGTKSGYDIDLLQYLSNELTIPIIASGGAGTKEHFLEVFEKANVDACLAASLFHYKELEIADLKNYLHQNNINVRI
- a CDS encoding DUF2807 domain-containing protein is translated as MKIKILLALILIAISLAGCFSSSVKGSGNSVTEERTLDYVSRIEVDGNFNIEITSGEISNLKIEAEDNIIPLIETKVDDEKLTIKMKEKITNLREVRIKISTHDLVELESEGKSNIKVKGLNTDDFELSSDGEGEITIEGKVDYLNVTMDGEGKLLAKDLLSKNATINLYGDGKAEVNARKLLKAKVKGSGSVDYYGDPEEISIDTSKGGAVNKK
- the hisA gene encoding 1-(5-phosphoribosyl)-5-[(5-phosphoribosylamino)methylideneamino]imidazole-4-carboxamide isomerase, which translates into the protein MLKIPAIDIIDGKVVRLSKGEYNSIVSYSKTPLEQAKIYDVLGFEWLHMVDLSGSKDGKINTQKIIEEIKNKTNLKIEFGGGIRTKKDVVELNKFGVDGIIIGSLSIIDKKEFESIFTEVIPDKIIIASDVLDYQIRIKGWTENSNVNLFDHIEYCNKLGIDNYLCTDIAVDGMLTGPNYNLYKSILAKYPKIKLTASGGVSSIHDIIKLAELPIRGVVIGKAIYENKINLEELAKLAV